The Kocuria turfanensis genome contains the following window.
GCTAGGTCCACGGGTGCCTCTCTCGGTGGGTGCTGCGCGACGTCGGCGACGCCGGGTCCGGCGGCGCGGCGCCTCCGGAGCGGGGGTTCAGAAGGACGGGCGCGGCTCGGGCCGGCCGTCGGCGGTCGGGGCGGGGTGGGGGGCCACCAGGACGGTCGCGCCCTCGATCTCGTGGACGTAGACGTCGGTGCCCACCGGCAGCTGCTCGCCGGTGACCGAGCGGGCGCTCCAGGTGTCGCCCTCCAGGCGCACCAGCCCGCTGCGGGCGGTGACGGGGTCGAGGACCTGGCAGGGCAGGCCGATGAGCCGGGCCGCGTTGGACACGGTCCCGGGGGTGGACCGGTTGATCCGGCGCAGGGCGATGGGCCGGACGAGGAAGATGAGCAGGACCGCGGCGAGGGCGAAGGCCACCACCTGGACCACGAAGTTGTCCGTCACCCAGCTCAGGCCGAAGGCCAGCAGGGACGCCGCGGACATCATGAGGAACACGAAGTCCAGGGTCAGCATCTCGATCGCGGCCAGCACGATCATCGCCAGCAACCAGAACAGCCACGCGTTCTCGACGAGCCATTCCCACATGATCGGTCCCGACCTCTCCTGCGCCTTCGCCAGGGCGTGCGCCCTGGTCTCCATTGTGCCCCAGCCCTCCGACGCCGTCCCGGAGCGGCGTGCCGCCCGGCGTCCGCGGGCGGTGCCGCGCGGAATACCTGCGCTTTCCCCGCTGTTCACCCGACAACGGTGGTGCCGCGGGCCCGAGAGGTTTCCGTGGCACCACCCTCGACGGTCCGCCGGCGTCCACGCGCCCCGGCGGGCCCACCCGGACCGTGTCAGGCAGAAGCGTGTCAGGCGGAAGGAGGAGAATCATGAAGCTCATCACCTCGGTGGCGATCTCGGCCGCGGGCGCGTGGCTGGCCGGCACGGCGACCGCCGTGGTCGGCCTCTCCGCCCTCCAGTCCCGGCTGCCGGCCATGATGACCCGCTGGCTCGCCGCCGAGCCCGACTTCGAGCGGGCGCTGGTCCTGCTCGGCACCGGGCAGTGCGAGCCCGGGGACGACCGGGCCGAGAGACTGCGCGCCCGGCTCGAGGCCGCCTCCGGCCGGCCCGTGGTGTACGTCGACGTCACCGTGCGGCCGGGCACCTCCGCGCGCCGGGCCGCCCGCAACCGCGAGCTGGTCCGCAGCTTCCACGCCGACCACGTGCTGGACCACGACCTGGACGGCGACCCCGAGCCCGGCCCGGGACACGCCCTGCGCCTCGACGCGCAGGGCGGGCCCGCGGGGCGCTGACGCCGCCGCTCACCCGCCGGTGGTGGTCACCGGCAGCGGCGCGGTCGCGTCGAGCAGGTGGAAGGCCTCGGCACTGAAGTCGATGACCACCTCGTCGCCCGCCGCGGCGCCCGGGACCTCCGAGAGGTCCAGGGTCACGACCGTGCCGTGGTCGAGCAGCACCGGGACCTGCTTGCCGCCCACGGTGTAGGCCAGCTCGTTCTCCCGGGACGGGATGTGGTGGATCAGCCCCACCTTCTTCGGCGACGTGGTCGGATCGGTGCACCCGTAGTCGATGCACCAGCCCTCCGGGAGCGTCTTGACCTGGCTCAGCTCCGTCGTCCAGGAGTACACGCTGCTCTCCGGCGGGCTGCTGCTGAAGAACATCCCGCCGACCCGCAGCAGGTCGTAGTACAGGGCCTCGATGCCGTTGTCGAGGACGTCGCTGGCCCCCGCGTGGATCAGCGCGTCCTGGCCAAGGCCGGCGTCACGGATCGCGGCCACGGCGCCGTCGAAGCGGTTCTTCTGGGCCACGGTCGTGTTGGTGGTGTCGTTGCGCTCGATGGCCTGGGCGTCCTCGGCGGTGATCGTGGAGAAGTGCGTGGCGATCCCCGCGAGCTCCAGGTGCGAGGCGTCCTCGACGGCCCGCGCCAGGGGGACCGCCTCCTCGGGCACCACGCCCTCGCGCCCCATGCCGGTGTCCACCCACAGGTGCACCTTCAACGTCCCGCCCGTGGTGGCCAGCACCTGCTCCGCCGCGTCGACCCACGCGGGATCGGTGGCGGGCACCTCCACGTCGTAGTGCACCAGCAGCGGGATGTCCTCGACCTGGGCGGCGTAGAGCACGGCGATCCTCGCCTGCACACCGGCCTCTCGCAGGGCGATGGCGTCGTCGAGCTTCGGCACGAAGAGGTACTCGACGTCGGCCGCGTCCTCGATGACCTTCCCGAACACGTCCACGGGCTCGCCGTTCTTGAGCACCGCCCCCAGCTGGACGTCCTGCGGGAAGTCGGCCCGGATCTCCTCGGCGTTGCGCCGCACGGTCTCCGTGTCGACCGTCAGCACGGGGATGTCCTGGGTGCCCTGCGTCGTGTAGGTGTAGGCGGTCTTCTCCCCGATCCCGTTCCCGCCGGCGGCGAAGGAGACCTCCACCGTGCCGGGCGTGCCGGACGACGGAGCCGTGCAGGCGTGGCGGGCGGACCGCTCGTCGAACGGGCACTCGACCTCGGTCTCGCCGAACCGGGCGGTGATCGGCCCGTCGGTGTCCTCGCCGGTGTCGGCCAGGACCAGGTTGCCGCCGGTGAGCTCGCCGTGCGTGGGGGAGAGGGCGACCGACCCGGAGGCGCTCGCGGGGGGCGCGTCCGGCGAGGAGCCGCCGTCCTGGCCGCAGCCCGCCAGGACGAGCACGGACAGTCCCACGAGGGACGTCACCAGCCGTTGTCCGCGGATGTCCGTCGTGCTCATGTCGCCCCGTCGTCCCACATCGTTCCTCCCCCTCGGCACCGGCCTTCGCCAATGCACACACCGTGCAGTCACAGGGAGCGTATCCGGAAGGCAACGGCCCGGGACGTGGGATCCGCCCCTCCGCGGCAATGGTACACAGATGAGCGGACAGATGCCCCGTCACACGTCCGTCATCGACGGGGGAGTCGCGGCACCGCACCCGCCCCGCGGCACGCGGGTGCCCACCGGCCGGCAGGTCCGGCGCACCGGCGGCGAGTCGCCGACGCGGCGTGCGCCTGTCCGGCCGGGGCCGCCGGGCATAGTCTCGGAGCGAGCCGGACCGCAGCGGACGTCGTCGGATCGTACGTCGTCGGAGCGGACGACACCGGCGGGACCGCCCAGGAGAGGACGTCACCATGAGCACGCCGCCGAGCACGGAACCGCGGACGGCCGCGCCCCACGTCGCCGACCGCCACGACCTCATCCGCGTCCAGGGGGCCCGGGAGAACAACCTGCGGGACGTCAGCGTCGAGATCCCGAAGCGCCGGCTGACCGTGTTCACCGGTGTCTCCGGCTCGGGCAAGAGCTCGCTGGTGTTCGGCACCATCGCCGCGGAGTCGCAGCGGCTGATCAACGAGACCTACAGCGCCTTCGTGCAGGGCTTCATGCCGACGCTGGGCCGACCCGAGGTCGATCAGCTGGAGGGACTGACGACGGCGATCGTCGTCGACCAGGAGCCGATGGGCGCCAATCCCCGCTCGACGGTCGGCACCGCCACCGACGCGAACGCGATGCTGCGGATCCTCTTCAGCAGGCTCGGGACGCCGCACATCGGCTCGCCCAACGCGTACTCGTTCAACGTGCCCTCGGTGCGGTCCAGCGGCGCGATCACCGTCGAGCGCGGCCCCGGCAGGACGAGGCCGGAGAAGGCGACGTTCACCGTCCTCGGCGGCATGTGCCCGCGCTGCGAGGGCATGGGCTCGGTCAGCGACGTCGCCCTGTCCGCGCTCTACGACGACGCCCTGTCGCTCAACGAGGGCGCGCTCACCATCCCCGGCTACAGCATGGACGGCTGGTACGGACGCATCTTCCGCGGCTGCGGCTTCTTCGACCCGGACAAGCCGATCCGCCGGTACTCCGAGCGGGAACTGCACGACCTGCTGCACAAGGAGCCCACGAAGGTCACGGTCGACGGCATCATCCTGACGTACGAGGGCCTGATCCCCAGGATCCGGAAGTCCATGCTGTCCAAGGACATCGAGGGGCTGCAGCCGCACGTGCGGGCCTTCGTCGAGCGCGCCGCGACGTTCGCGTCCTGCCCCGAGTGCGGCGGCACCCGGCTGAGCGCGCCGGCCCGGTCCTCGAGGATCGAGGGGAAGAACATCGCCGACGT
Protein-coding sequences here:
- a CDS encoding NfeD family protein, yielding METRAHALAKAQERSGPIMWEWLVENAWLFWLLAMIVLAAIEMLTLDFVFLMMSAASLLAFGLSWVTDNFVVQVVAFALAAVLLIFLVRPIALRRINRSTPGTVSNAARLIGLPCQVLDPVTARSGLVRLEGDTWSARSVTGEQLPVGTDVYVHEIEGATVLVAPHPAPTADGRPEPRPSF
- a CDS encoding alanine racemase, giving the protein MSTTDIRGQRLVTSLVGLSVLVLAGCGQDGGSSPDAPPASASGSVALSPTHGELTGGNLVLADTGEDTDGPITARFGETEVECPFDERSARHACTAPSSGTPGTVEVSFAAGGNGIGEKTAYTYTTQGTQDIPVLTVDTETVRRNAEEIRADFPQDVQLGAVLKNGEPVDVFGKVIEDAADVEYLFVPKLDDAIALREAGVQARIAVLYAAQVEDIPLLVHYDVEVPATDPAWVDAAEQVLATTGGTLKVHLWVDTGMGREGVVPEEAVPLARAVEDASHLELAGIATHFSTITAEDAQAIERNDTTNTTVAQKNRFDGAVAAIRDAGLGQDALIHAGASDVLDNGIEALYYDLLRVGGMFFSSSPPESSVYSWTTELSQVKTLPEGWCIDYGCTDPTTSPKKVGLIHHIPSRENELAYTVGGKQVPVLLDHGTVVTLDLSEVPGAAAGDEVVIDFSAEAFHLLDATAPLPVTTTGG